One part of the Ictidomys tridecemlineatus isolate mIctTri1 chromosome 13, mIctTri1.hap1, whole genome shotgun sequence genome encodes these proteins:
- the Neto1 gene encoding neuropilin and tolloid-like protein 1 isoform X9 — translation MLSLSLPLDMLAKPFKKVAASLIILHLSGATKKGTEKQTTSETQKSVQCGTWTKHAEGGVFTSPNYPSKYPPDRECIYIIEAAPRQCIELYFDEKYSIEPSWECKFDHIEVRDGPFGFSPIIGRFCGQQNPPVIKSSGRFLWIKFFADGELESIGFSARYNFTPDLLTVLRL, via the exons CCTTAGACATGCTAGCAAAACCCTTCAAAAAGG TTGCAGCAAGTTTAATCATCCTCCATTTGTCTGGGGCAACCAAGAAAGGAACAG aaaaacaaaccacCTCAGAAACACAGAAGTCAGTGCAGTGTGGAACGTGGACAAAACATGCAGAGGGAGGTGTCTTCACCTCTCCCAACTACCCCAGCAAGTACCCCCCGGACCGAGAATGCATCTATATCATAGAAG CTGCCCCAAGACAGTGCATTGAACTTTACTTTGATGAGAAATACTCTATTGAACCGTCTTGGGAGTGCAAATTTGATCATATTGAAGTTCGAGATGGACCTTTTGGCTTTTCTCCAATAATTGGCCGTTTTTGTGGACAACAAAATCCACCCGTAATAAAATCCAGTGGAAGATTTCTATGGATTAAATTTTTTGCTGATGGAGAGCTAGAGTCTATAGGATTTTCAGCTCGATACAATTTCACACCTG